The Castanea sativa cultivar Marrone di Chiusa Pesio chromosome 11, ASM4071231v1 genome contains a region encoding:
- the LOC142616342 gene encoding uncharacterized protein LOC142616342 has translation MRKEERVSSEQDKALEINLISAQNLKPPTSNLRRMQTYALVWVDPAHKVRTRTDRLGAENPTWNDKFFFKVPPDFLSSETSAVSIQIFAVGCLRDHLVGTVRFLTSNFIFSQARTPAFSAVQIRRPSGRFHGVLNIGASLIDGSEFPAMGERSAIGFREQVGESERRWRHRIRSSAGAGENDVSVDGESTTSSSSSTSTSTSTSTSTSNVLKDWNGNGNRVDLAGNKGLNMRRASDGSGLLCGLMMMQRKFCPYPYPSVSDDFESVSAGFDF, from the coding sequence AtgaggaaagaagaaagagtttCTTCAGAGCAAGACAAAGCCTTGGAGATCAACTTGATCTCTGCGCAAAATCTCAAACCCCCAACCTCTAACTTGCGCCGCATGCAAACCTACGCCCTCGTATGGGTCGACCCGGCCCACAAGGTCCGAACTCGAACCGACCGTCTCGGCGCTGAAAACCCTACCTGGAACGATAAATTCTTCTTTAAAGTCCCACCGGACTTCCTCTCCAGCGAGACCTCCGCCGTCTCCATTCAGATCTTCGCCGTAGGTTGCCTCCGCGACCATCTCGTCGGCACCGTCCGATTCCTCACTAGCAACTTCATTTTCTCTCAGGCCAGAACTCCTGCCTTCTCCGCCGTCCAGATCCGCCGCCCCTCGGGAAGATTCCACGGAGTGTTAAACATCGGCGCTTCGTTGATCGACGGTTCAGAATTTCCGGCGATGGGAGAAAGATCGGCGATTGGATTCCGCGAGCAAGTGGGAGAGAGTGAACGGAGGTGGCGCCACCGGATTCGGTCCAGCGCCGGCGCCGGAGAGAATGATGTATCGGTCGATGGGGAATCAACGACGTCGTCTTCGTCTTCGACTTCGACTTCGACTTCGACTTCGACTTCGACTTCGAACGTGTTGAAGGATTGGAATGGGAATGGGAATCGGGTGGATTTGGCGGGAAACAAAGGGTTGAATATGAGGAGAGCATCGGACGGTTCAGGATTGTTGTGCGGATTGATGATGATGCAAAGGAAGTTTTGTCCCTATCCGTATCCATCTGTCTCTGATGATTTTGAGTCTGTCTCTGctggttttgacttttga